In Anaerobacillus isosaccharinicus, one genomic interval encodes:
- a CDS encoding DUF3905 domain-containing protein gives MKKQRKFDPNPETPLDNWSVELDPAIMSGDHWAEEENSPLEQLDFFDDGHCEDVSAKKEHPYHMFTHPTLNVSYGNIKRDNPKSE, from the coding sequence GTGAAAAAACAAAGAAAGTTCGATCCAAACCCAGAAACTCCTCTAGATAACTGGAGTGTCGAACTAGATCCAGCAATAATGTCGGGTGATCATTGGGCAGAGGAGGAAAACTCTCCTTTGGAACAATTGGATTTTTTCGATGATGGGCACTGTGAAGATGTAAGCGCCAAAAAAGAGCATCCTTATCACATGTTTACACATCCGACACTTAATGTAAGTTATGGAAATATAAAAAGAGATAACCCGAAAAGTGAATGA
- a CDS encoding EscU/YscU/HrcU family type III secretion system export apparatus switch protein: MKEEREKKQAVALSYHTENDRAPKIVAKGKGYVADELIKEALKHNVPIQEDASLVGLLSQLEINEAIPEQLYDVVAEIFAFVYRIDKNS; this comes from the coding sequence ATGAAAGAAGAGCGAGAAAAGAAACAGGCTGTTGCCCTTTCATACCATACTGAAAATGATCGTGCGCCTAAAATAGTTGCAAAAGGAAAAGGGTATGTTGCAGATGAATTGATTAAAGAAGCTCTAAAACATAACGTTCCAATTCAAGAAGATGCCAGTCTTGTTGGGCTCCTAAGTCAACTCGAAATAAACGAAGCGATACCGGAGCAATTATATGATGTTGTAGCAGAGATTTTTGCTTTTGTTTACAGAATTGATAAAAATAGTTAA